In one window of Megalopta genalis isolate 19385.01 chromosome 8, iyMegGena1_principal, whole genome shotgun sequence DNA:
- the LOC117217654 gene encoding uncharacterized protein LOC117217654 isoform X2 produces the protein MMKEVITIANNLSELIRNMQKCLQCTICLHTISNPMRTRCGHRFCRECIQKVLQNKNPTCPLCNSDINRRDTRKDEHIEIYIDRLEKLIEAVRKDSGIDVRLNVSRRHSTRESCSSDSKDSAKQDSEDYNQPSCSYAQPKPFKKSASSQAKRAVPKSKRSGNSRSKKDDAPGSSNITKYFPKHGLSGVEPLPSDETNYSDDSSMKVHSWLETLPRNMELCDPRRSRTPDCNLNDTLSCSSTSQAGEKVVDTVSLESECPGAFREDGRKQTVTLGRSSKDQKDKDNRERMIKAAKSRTASSTSAPRANDAAGGMQTSWVDRRQSASSNEKSDNDRDAVREQAEDRRSDVQRTSPCDLLPSMKKNWTSVVQFGKEMRSRKQKKIRSLNVSIENMNKKSANESAKEPAPRQKKLPGGAVRRSVERPGVADNDANEKLPVHKDAEEEQPGDKNNGSMADMTRPAGRPSLVVLEDEDDEQVYKRNPNNHQTNGIVEVVDEQQRDLELEDRSDDESSEKVFMRQLGLCQTPPRKRIETSSIGVTPVRDPNAPSPDLLENYRPSPEEVKIFVPIVPQPSANFQSSTPLLSRLSLKRRDTDSKLDEPATAAGLNSRLLAVKRDLNREIGRTESIVAEPAKSANTPDEPEGSGRRGNVEDTGSHKSKRQGKSLAMFKKLGKLVRYHRKPVKFLYLGSTRPRSSTLQDRVQRWQRPCTPMEHENTPKLAFESSFGNNTRITVNTAVSPQDGIQVGSEAGREEAAANPKRKRLSESDSDSVKSVAKPLKSNIVIESMGPFSKDIISATGTSQPRDSNDILFVSIYENEGNDVEPFRQGAPTKATALNSSVKMLSSKDDSQLKFLALDSPTRDTQPAAKPEQQGDKDIGAKRSNLSDTRGVHSRALARTSMQGSEGPKIGDTPRKTRKKLTSRNNLVQKMKTEDDDREVGATYTKNPAAYGKDDAMKYCPADKSAQFIEIVSLSSDSDAENRAYAPKEQKKVYKRIVTQDTESSSSSKRSNSFNNQQPGISATIKRKRSISPDSDSYKDLDMIVDSWSKDLQPMNKFSKIGRSHGPATSVNIGERRVSGMSSDSNSSWIVMRTATSQRRRLPSSEVDSNVKEKNTKGRGPSGREFFDDDSPDFGAIIDSNRNIQRAAAAGDREPTRQRSEEVACLMQDNFDEIIANVDTEQLIDDYCRPSKRKCDAGADAALNVYEDGRIKDTSVSRLHKGSDKENEYKESGRLYDSEIDGDKTLTPEHVNAADKSSRIGDDGLRGRAKSVKSTSQQPTTRNAVANRLSTINPAFPGIDRILEETVNDVTLKETCCEQDSLMNITQHQMLLKQFEDDLFGKTTNVQPPMKPQRQQQTPRMQKRNEGVSRLDLKGQDAEHSAEEDDIVENTPNAKTKNMQPIASSVKISARTPVVQINWLDRSLSSATGRNATPLGERSRHPVYQSTPKVQGQANDDCVGAASTTVRQLKFGSANEPMNRRSNEVTGFNGQRERLCFICSGLLPAEIEQVKRLASLTNATYLNQFNLSVTHVIVKVDKKNNSASKTLKYLQGVAHRKWVVSHQWVIDSLKEKKLINEERYEVVDGATFETGPRNSRLRQKELFEGFTFLCIGPYEDISVEQYEELLRATGGTVVCSQEALAVERTQKKIIVIQEQIYEYEIIGWHKKTGAVPVVHDWILECISQYKLIPISPYLQELLPKDVLALGYPKFLLEEDPDDEDYDSVELLTQSH, from the exons ATGATGAAGGAAGTAATTACAATTGCAAATAATCTGTCAGAGCTGATACGAAATATGCAGAAATGTTTGCAATGTACAATTTG TTTGCATACCATATCAAACCCCATGAGAACCCGATGCGGGCATCGATTTTGTCGAGAATGCATCCAAAAGgtgttgcaaaataagaatcCAACGTGCCCATTGTGCAACTCCGATATAAATCGACGCGATACACGTAAAGACGAGCACATAGAGATCTACATCGATAGATTAGAGAAATTGATCGAAGCGGTACGAAAGGACTCCGGCATCGACG TGCGATTGAACGTGTCGAGACGGCACAGCACGCGTGAGAGCTGTTCATCCGATAGCAAGGATTCCGCGAAGCAGGACTCGGAAGACTACAATCAGCCGAGTTGCTCGTACGCGCAGCCGAAGCCGTTCAAGAAGTCGGCAAGTTCGCAAGCGAAACGCGCCGTGCCGAAATCGAAAAGGTCTGGGAACAGCAGGAGCAAAAAGGACGATGCCCCGGGAAGCAGCAACATAACGAAATACTTTCCGAAGCATGGTCTATCCGGTGTCGAGCCGTTGCCCTCCGACGAAACGAATTATTCGGACGACAGCTCAATGAAGGTGCACAGTTGGCTCGAAACTTTGCCGCGGAACATGGAGCTCTGTGATCCGAGACGGAGCAGGACCCCGGACTGTAACCTGAACGACACGTTATCCTGCTCGTCGACATCCCAGGCCGGCGAGAAGGTAGTTGATACGGTTAGCCTTGAATCCGAGTGTCCCGGAGCCTTCAGGGAGGACGGTCGCAAGCAGACCGTGACGCTGGGCCGATCGTCGAAAGATCAAAAGGACAAGGACAATCGGGAGAGGATGATCAAAGCGGCAAAGTCCCGAACGGCTTCGTCAACGTCGGCTCCAAGAGCAAACGACGCGGCTGGTGGAATGCAAACGAGTTGGGTCGATCGAAGACAAAGCGCTTCCAGCAACGAGAAATCGGATAACGACAGGGATGCTGTTCGGGAACAGGCCGAGGACAGGAGGAGCGATGTCCAGAGAACGTCTCCGTGCGATCTGCTGCCGTCGATGAAGAAAAACTGGACCTCGGTGGTCCAGTTCGGGAAAGAAATGCGCTCGAGGAAGCAGAAGAAGATCAGGTCCTTGAACGTGAGCATCGAGAACATGAACAAAAAGTCGGCGAATGAATCCGCGAAGGAGCCAGCCCCGAGGCAGAAAAAACTTCCGGGAGGAGCGGTAAGAAGGAGCGTGGAGAGGCCGGGTGTCGCGGATAACGATGCGAATGAGAAATTGCCGGTGCATAAGGATGCCGAGGAAGAGCAGCCCGGGGACAAGAACAACGGATCGATGGCGGACATGACCCGGCCTGCTGGAAGGCCTTCCCTCGTCGTGctcgaggacgaggacgacgagCAGGTGTACAAAAGAAATCCGAACAACCATCAGACGAACGGGATCGTCGAGGTCGTGGACGAACAGCAGCGGGATCTGGAACTTGAGGATCGATCTGACGACGAAAGCTCGGAGAAAGTGTTCATGCGGCAGCTGGGCCTCTGTCAAACGCCCCCGCGAAAACGAATCGAGACGTCCTCGATCGGCGTGACTCCGGTTAGAGACCCGAATGCGCCTAGCCCGGACCTGCTGGAAAACTACCGTCCTTCGCCGGAGGAGGTGAAAATTTTCGTGCCGATCGTGCCGCAACCGTCCGCCAACTTTCAATCCTCGACGCCGTTGCTTAGCAGGTTGTCTCTAAAGAGGCGCGACACCGACTCGAAATTGGATGAGCCTGCTACGGCCGCCGGCTTAAACTCGCGACTGCTCGCTGTGAAACGTGACTTGAATCGCGAGATCGGCCGAACGGAAAGTATCGTCGCTGAGCCGGCGAAATCCGCGAACACGCCGGACGAACCCGAAGGAAGTGGTAGGAGGGGGAACGTCGAAGACACTGGGAGTCACAAGAGCAAGCGACAGGGGAAGTCTTTGGCGATGTTCAAAAAGCTGGGCAAACTTGTCAGGTACCATAGAAAGCCTGTTAAATTCTTGTACCTCGGGAGCACCAGGCCACGGTCGTCGACGCTTCAGGATCGTGTCCAGAGGTGGCAGAGACCGTGCACCCCGATGGAACACGAGAATACGCCGAAACTTGCGTTCGAAAGTAGTTTCGGTAATAATACCAGGATCACGGTGAACACTGCGGTGTCGCCGCAAGATGGCATTCAAGTTGGTTCAGAAGCCGGAAGAGAAGAAGCCGCGGCCAACCCGAAGAGAAAAAGACTTTCCGAGTCTGACTCGGACTCGGTGAAGTCTGTCGCCAAACCTTTGAAGTCGAACATCGTCATCGAGAGCATGGGCCCGTTCTCCAAGGACATTATTTCAGCCACCGGAACCAGTCAGCCTCGCGACTCGAACGATATCCTCTTCGTTTCTATCTACGAAAACGAAGGGAACGACGTTGAACCGTTTCGCCAGGGCGCCCCTACCAAGGCGACAGCTCTCAATAGCAGCGTCAAGATGCTGTCGTCAAAAGACGACTCGCAGCTGAAGTTCCTTGCTCTGGACTCCCCTACCAGGGATACTCAGCCAGCCGCGAAGCCGGAGCAACAGGGTGACAAAGATATCGGTGCTAAGAGGAGCAACTTGTCCGACACAAGAGGCGTTCATTCGAGGGCCCTCGCAAGGACGTCGATGCAGGGTTCTGAAGGACCGAAGATCGGGGACACGCCGCGTAAAACGAGGAAGAAACTCACTAGCCGAAATAACTTGGTTCAGAAGATGAAGACAGAGGACGACGATCGGGAGGTGGGTGCTACGTACACCAAGAACCCGGCGGCGTATGGAAAGGACGATGCCATGAAGTATTGTCCCGCTGATAAGAGTGCCCAGTTCATAGAAATTGTGTCGCTGAGCTCTGACTCCGACGCAGAGAACAGAGCGTACGCACCGAAGGAGCAGAAGAAGGTCTACAAAAGGATCGTGACACAAGACACCGAGAGTTCCTCGAGCTCCAAGAGAAGCAATTCGTTTAACAACCAGCAACCAGGCATCTCGGCGACGATCAAACGGAAACGATCGATCAGCCCGGACTCGGATTCCTACAAAGATCTGGATATGATTGTAGACAGTTGGTCCAAGGATTTGCAGCCGATGAACAAATTCTCGAAGATAGGGAGAAGCCATGGCCCTGCCACCTCGGTAAACATCGGCGAGCGGAGGGTCAGCGGGATGTCCTCGGATTCGAATTCGTCTTGGATAGTCATGAGAACGGCTACTTCTCAGCGGAGACGTTTACCCTCGTCAGAGGTCGACTCGAACGTTAAGGAGAAGAACACCAAGGGACGAGGTCCTTCGGGCAGAGAATTTTTCGACGACGACTCGCCGGATTTTGGGGCGATCATAGACAGCAATAGAAACATTCAGAGAGCGGCGGCTGCGGGCGACAGAGAGCCGACGAGACAAAGGAGCGAGGAGGTTGCCTGCTTGATGCAGGATAATTTTGACGAAATCATCGCCAATGTCGACACGGAGCAGCTGATAGACGACTATTGCAGGCCGTCGAAACGGAAATGCGATGCTGGCGCGGATGCTGCGCTGAACGTGTACGAGGATGGACGCATCAAGGACACTTCAGTCTCCCGGCTGCACAAGGGCTCCGATAAGGAGAACGAGTACAAGGAGTCCGGAAGATTGTACGACAGCGAGATCGACGGTGACAAAACCCTGACTCCGGAGCACGTAAACGCCGCTGATAAAAGTTCGAGGATAGGGGATGATGGATTGCGGGGACGGGCTAAGTCGGTGAAATCGACGAGCCAACAGCCGACCACCAGAAACGCCGTCGCGAATAGATTATCGACGATTAATCCGGCGTTCCCTGGCATTGACAGAATACTCGAGGAGACCGTCAACGACGTGACGCTGAAAGAAACCTGCTGCGAGCAAGACTCGCTGATGAACATCACCCAACATCAAATGCTCCTCAAACAGTTCGAGGACGATCTGTTTGGAAAAACTACGAACGTACAGCCGCCGATGAAACCACAGAGACAGCAACAGACACCGCGGATGCAGAAGAGGAATGAGGGTGTTAGCcgtctggatttgaagggaCAG GACGCCGAACACTCAGCCGAGGAAGACGACATTGTCGAGAACACTCCCAACGCAAAGACGAAAAA CATGCAACCGATCGCCTCGTCAGTGAAGATTTCGGCAAGGACACCGGTGGTGCAAATAAACTGGCTCGATAGATCTCTATCCTCGGCAACGGGAAGAAACGCGACGCCTTTGGGCGAAAGGAGCCGACACCCTGTCTACCAGAGCACGCCGAAGGTCCAGGGACAAGCGAATGATGATTGCGTGGGTGCCGCGAGCACGACCGTGAGGCAGCTGAAATTTGGAAGTGCCAACGAGCCGATGAATAGGCGGTCGAACGAAGTGACTGGGTTCAATGGACAAAGGGAAAGATTGTGTTTTATTTGCAGCGGTTTACTACCCGCGGAGATAGAGCAGGTGAAGAGGCTGGCCAGCCTGACGAACGCGACTTACCTGAATCAATTCAATCTCAGCGTGACGCACGTGATCGTGAAGgtcgacaagaagaacaacagcgCGAGCAAGACCCTGAAGTATCTGCAGGGTGTCGCGCACAGGAAGTGGGTCGTGAGCCATCAGTGGGTGATCGACTCGCTCAAggagaagaaattaataaacGAGGAGAGGTACGAGGTGGTGGACGGCGCAACCTTCGAGACTGGCCCTCGGAACTCCCGGCTGAGGCAGAAGGAACTGTTCGAAGGATTCACCTTCCTGTGCATCGGACCGTACGAGGATATCTCCGTGGAGCAGTACGAG GAGTTGCTACGTGCCACCGGCGGCACCGTGGTCTGCTCGCAGGAAGCTTTAGCCGTTGAGAGGACACAGAAGAAAATCATTGTAATCCAGGAGCAAATATACGAGTACGAAATTATTG
- the LOC117217654 gene encoding uncharacterized protein LOC117217654 isoform X1: MMKEVITIANNLSELIRNMQKCLQCTICLHTISNPMRTRCGHRFCRECIQKVLQNKNPTCPLCNSDINRRDTRKDEHIEIYIDRLEKLIEAVRKDSGIDVRLNVSRRHSTRESCSSDSKDSAKQDSEDYNQPSCSYAQPKPFKKSASSQAKRAVPKSKRSGNSRSKKDDAPGSSNITKYFPKHGLSGVEPLPSDETNYSDDSSMKVHSWLETLPRNMELCDPRRSRTPDCNLNDTLSCSSTSQAGEKVVDTVSLESECPGAFREDGRKQTVTLGRSSKDQKDKDNRERMIKAAKSRTASSTSAPRANDAAGGMQTSWVDRRQSASSNEKSDNDRDAVREQAEDRRSDVQRTSPCDLLPSMKKNWTSVVQFGKEMRSRKQKKIRSLNVSIENMNKKSANESAKEPAPRQKKLPGGAVRRSVERPGVADNDANEKLPVHKDAEEEQPGDKNNGSMADMTRPAGRPSLVVLEDEDDEQVYKRNPNNHQTNGIVEVVDEQQRDLELEDRSDDESSEKVFMRQLGLCQTPPRKRIETSSIGVTPVRDPNAPSPDLLENYRPSPEEVKIFVPIVPQPSANFQSSTPLLSRLSLKRRDTDSKLDEPATAAGLNSRLLAVKRDLNREIGRTESIVAEPAKSANTPDEPEGSGRRGNVEDTGSHKSKRQGKSLAMFKKLGKLVRYHRKPVKFLYLGSTRPRSSTLQDRVQRWQRPCTPMEHENTPKLAFESSFGNNTRITVNTAVSPQDGIQVGSEAGREEAAANPKRKRLSESDSDSVKSVAKPLKSNIVIESMGPFSKDIISATGTSQPRDSNDILFVSIYENEGNDVEPFRQGAPTKATALNSSVKMLSSKDDSQLKFLALDSPTRDTQPAAKPEQQGDKDIGAKRSNLSDTRGVHSRALARTSMQGSEGPKIGDTPRKTRKKLTSRNNLVQKMKTEDDDREVGATYTKNPAAYGKDDAMKYCPADKSAQFIEIVSLSSDSDAENRAYAPKEQKKVYKRIVTQDTESSSSSKRSNSFNNQQPGISATIKRKRSISPDSDSYKDLDMIVDSWSKDLQPMNKFSKIGRSHGPATSVNIGERRVSGMSSDSNSSWIVMRTATSQRRRLPSSEVDSNVKEKNTKGRGPSGREFFDDDSPDFGAIIDSNRNIQRAAAAGDREPTRQRSEEVACLMQDNFDEIIANVDTEQLIDDYCRPSKRKCDAGADAALNVYEDGRIKDTSVSRLHKGSDKENEYKESGRLYDSEIDGDKTLTPEHVNAADKSSRIGDDGLRGRAKSVKSTSQQPTTRNAVANRLSTINPAFPGIDRILEETVNDVTLKETCCEQDSLMNITQHQMLLKQFEDDLFGKTTNVQPPMKPQRQQQTPRMQKRNEGVSRLDLKGQDAEHSAEEDDIVENTPNAKTKNMQPIASSVKISARTPVVQINWLDRSLSSATGRNATPLGERSRHPVYQSTPKVQGQANDDCVGAASTTVRQLKFGSANEPMNRRSNEVTGFNGQRERLCFICSGLLPAEIEQVKRLASLTNATYLNQFNLSVTHVIVKVDKKNNSASKTLKYLQGVAHRKWVVSHQWVIDSLKEKKLINEERYEVVDGATFETGPRNSRLRQKELFEGFTFLCIGPYEDISVEQYEELLRATGGTVVCSQEALAVERTQKKIIVIQEQIYEYEIIVGWHKKTGAVPVVHDWILECISQYKLIPISPYLQELLPKDVLALGYPKFLLEEDPDDEDYDSVELLTQSH; the protein is encoded by the exons ATGATGAAGGAAGTAATTACAATTGCAAATAATCTGTCAGAGCTGATACGAAATATGCAGAAATGTTTGCAATGTACAATTTG TTTGCATACCATATCAAACCCCATGAGAACCCGATGCGGGCATCGATTTTGTCGAGAATGCATCCAAAAGgtgttgcaaaataagaatcCAACGTGCCCATTGTGCAACTCCGATATAAATCGACGCGATACACGTAAAGACGAGCACATAGAGATCTACATCGATAGATTAGAGAAATTGATCGAAGCGGTACGAAAGGACTCCGGCATCGACG TGCGATTGAACGTGTCGAGACGGCACAGCACGCGTGAGAGCTGTTCATCCGATAGCAAGGATTCCGCGAAGCAGGACTCGGAAGACTACAATCAGCCGAGTTGCTCGTACGCGCAGCCGAAGCCGTTCAAGAAGTCGGCAAGTTCGCAAGCGAAACGCGCCGTGCCGAAATCGAAAAGGTCTGGGAACAGCAGGAGCAAAAAGGACGATGCCCCGGGAAGCAGCAACATAACGAAATACTTTCCGAAGCATGGTCTATCCGGTGTCGAGCCGTTGCCCTCCGACGAAACGAATTATTCGGACGACAGCTCAATGAAGGTGCACAGTTGGCTCGAAACTTTGCCGCGGAACATGGAGCTCTGTGATCCGAGACGGAGCAGGACCCCGGACTGTAACCTGAACGACACGTTATCCTGCTCGTCGACATCCCAGGCCGGCGAGAAGGTAGTTGATACGGTTAGCCTTGAATCCGAGTGTCCCGGAGCCTTCAGGGAGGACGGTCGCAAGCAGACCGTGACGCTGGGCCGATCGTCGAAAGATCAAAAGGACAAGGACAATCGGGAGAGGATGATCAAAGCGGCAAAGTCCCGAACGGCTTCGTCAACGTCGGCTCCAAGAGCAAACGACGCGGCTGGTGGAATGCAAACGAGTTGGGTCGATCGAAGACAAAGCGCTTCCAGCAACGAGAAATCGGATAACGACAGGGATGCTGTTCGGGAACAGGCCGAGGACAGGAGGAGCGATGTCCAGAGAACGTCTCCGTGCGATCTGCTGCCGTCGATGAAGAAAAACTGGACCTCGGTGGTCCAGTTCGGGAAAGAAATGCGCTCGAGGAAGCAGAAGAAGATCAGGTCCTTGAACGTGAGCATCGAGAACATGAACAAAAAGTCGGCGAATGAATCCGCGAAGGAGCCAGCCCCGAGGCAGAAAAAACTTCCGGGAGGAGCGGTAAGAAGGAGCGTGGAGAGGCCGGGTGTCGCGGATAACGATGCGAATGAGAAATTGCCGGTGCATAAGGATGCCGAGGAAGAGCAGCCCGGGGACAAGAACAACGGATCGATGGCGGACATGACCCGGCCTGCTGGAAGGCCTTCCCTCGTCGTGctcgaggacgaggacgacgagCAGGTGTACAAAAGAAATCCGAACAACCATCAGACGAACGGGATCGTCGAGGTCGTGGACGAACAGCAGCGGGATCTGGAACTTGAGGATCGATCTGACGACGAAAGCTCGGAGAAAGTGTTCATGCGGCAGCTGGGCCTCTGTCAAACGCCCCCGCGAAAACGAATCGAGACGTCCTCGATCGGCGTGACTCCGGTTAGAGACCCGAATGCGCCTAGCCCGGACCTGCTGGAAAACTACCGTCCTTCGCCGGAGGAGGTGAAAATTTTCGTGCCGATCGTGCCGCAACCGTCCGCCAACTTTCAATCCTCGACGCCGTTGCTTAGCAGGTTGTCTCTAAAGAGGCGCGACACCGACTCGAAATTGGATGAGCCTGCTACGGCCGCCGGCTTAAACTCGCGACTGCTCGCTGTGAAACGTGACTTGAATCGCGAGATCGGCCGAACGGAAAGTATCGTCGCTGAGCCGGCGAAATCCGCGAACACGCCGGACGAACCCGAAGGAAGTGGTAGGAGGGGGAACGTCGAAGACACTGGGAGTCACAAGAGCAAGCGACAGGGGAAGTCTTTGGCGATGTTCAAAAAGCTGGGCAAACTTGTCAGGTACCATAGAAAGCCTGTTAAATTCTTGTACCTCGGGAGCACCAGGCCACGGTCGTCGACGCTTCAGGATCGTGTCCAGAGGTGGCAGAGACCGTGCACCCCGATGGAACACGAGAATACGCCGAAACTTGCGTTCGAAAGTAGTTTCGGTAATAATACCAGGATCACGGTGAACACTGCGGTGTCGCCGCAAGATGGCATTCAAGTTGGTTCAGAAGCCGGAAGAGAAGAAGCCGCGGCCAACCCGAAGAGAAAAAGACTTTCCGAGTCTGACTCGGACTCGGTGAAGTCTGTCGCCAAACCTTTGAAGTCGAACATCGTCATCGAGAGCATGGGCCCGTTCTCCAAGGACATTATTTCAGCCACCGGAACCAGTCAGCCTCGCGACTCGAACGATATCCTCTTCGTTTCTATCTACGAAAACGAAGGGAACGACGTTGAACCGTTTCGCCAGGGCGCCCCTACCAAGGCGACAGCTCTCAATAGCAGCGTCAAGATGCTGTCGTCAAAAGACGACTCGCAGCTGAAGTTCCTTGCTCTGGACTCCCCTACCAGGGATACTCAGCCAGCCGCGAAGCCGGAGCAACAGGGTGACAAAGATATCGGTGCTAAGAGGAGCAACTTGTCCGACACAAGAGGCGTTCATTCGAGGGCCCTCGCAAGGACGTCGATGCAGGGTTCTGAAGGACCGAAGATCGGGGACACGCCGCGTAAAACGAGGAAGAAACTCACTAGCCGAAATAACTTGGTTCAGAAGATGAAGACAGAGGACGACGATCGGGAGGTGGGTGCTACGTACACCAAGAACCCGGCGGCGTATGGAAAGGACGATGCCATGAAGTATTGTCCCGCTGATAAGAGTGCCCAGTTCATAGAAATTGTGTCGCTGAGCTCTGACTCCGACGCAGAGAACAGAGCGTACGCACCGAAGGAGCAGAAGAAGGTCTACAAAAGGATCGTGACACAAGACACCGAGAGTTCCTCGAGCTCCAAGAGAAGCAATTCGTTTAACAACCAGCAACCAGGCATCTCGGCGACGATCAAACGGAAACGATCGATCAGCCCGGACTCGGATTCCTACAAAGATCTGGATATGATTGTAGACAGTTGGTCCAAGGATTTGCAGCCGATGAACAAATTCTCGAAGATAGGGAGAAGCCATGGCCCTGCCACCTCGGTAAACATCGGCGAGCGGAGGGTCAGCGGGATGTCCTCGGATTCGAATTCGTCTTGGATAGTCATGAGAACGGCTACTTCTCAGCGGAGACGTTTACCCTCGTCAGAGGTCGACTCGAACGTTAAGGAGAAGAACACCAAGGGACGAGGTCCTTCGGGCAGAGAATTTTTCGACGACGACTCGCCGGATTTTGGGGCGATCATAGACAGCAATAGAAACATTCAGAGAGCGGCGGCTGCGGGCGACAGAGAGCCGACGAGACAAAGGAGCGAGGAGGTTGCCTGCTTGATGCAGGATAATTTTGACGAAATCATCGCCAATGTCGACACGGAGCAGCTGATAGACGACTATTGCAGGCCGTCGAAACGGAAATGCGATGCTGGCGCGGATGCTGCGCTGAACGTGTACGAGGATGGACGCATCAAGGACACTTCAGTCTCCCGGCTGCACAAGGGCTCCGATAAGGAGAACGAGTACAAGGAGTCCGGAAGATTGTACGACAGCGAGATCGACGGTGACAAAACCCTGACTCCGGAGCACGTAAACGCCGCTGATAAAAGTTCGAGGATAGGGGATGATGGATTGCGGGGACGGGCTAAGTCGGTGAAATCGACGAGCCAACAGCCGACCACCAGAAACGCCGTCGCGAATAGATTATCGACGATTAATCCGGCGTTCCCTGGCATTGACAGAATACTCGAGGAGACCGTCAACGACGTGACGCTGAAAGAAACCTGCTGCGAGCAAGACTCGCTGATGAACATCACCCAACATCAAATGCTCCTCAAACAGTTCGAGGACGATCTGTTTGGAAAAACTACGAACGTACAGCCGCCGATGAAACCACAGAGACAGCAACAGACACCGCGGATGCAGAAGAGGAATGAGGGTGTTAGCcgtctggatttgaagggaCAG GACGCCGAACACTCAGCCGAGGAAGACGACATTGTCGAGAACACTCCCAACGCAAAGACGAAAAA CATGCAACCGATCGCCTCGTCAGTGAAGATTTCGGCAAGGACACCGGTGGTGCAAATAAACTGGCTCGATAGATCTCTATCCTCGGCAACGGGAAGAAACGCGACGCCTTTGGGCGAAAGGAGCCGACACCCTGTCTACCAGAGCACGCCGAAGGTCCAGGGACAAGCGAATGATGATTGCGTGGGTGCCGCGAGCACGACCGTGAGGCAGCTGAAATTTGGAAGTGCCAACGAGCCGATGAATAGGCGGTCGAACGAAGTGACTGGGTTCAATGGACAAAGGGAAAGATTGTGTTTTATTTGCAGCGGTTTACTACCCGCGGAGATAGAGCAGGTGAAGAGGCTGGCCAGCCTGACGAACGCGACTTACCTGAATCAATTCAATCTCAGCGTGACGCACGTGATCGTGAAGgtcgacaagaagaacaacagcgCGAGCAAGACCCTGAAGTATCTGCAGGGTGTCGCGCACAGGAAGTGGGTCGTGAGCCATCAGTGGGTGATCGACTCGCTCAAggagaagaaattaataaacGAGGAGAGGTACGAGGTGGTGGACGGCGCAACCTTCGAGACTGGCCCTCGGAACTCCCGGCTGAGGCAGAAGGAACTGTTCGAAGGATTCACCTTCCTGTGCATCGGACCGTACGAGGATATCTCCGTGGAGCAGTACGAG GAGTTGCTACGTGCCACCGGCGGCACCGTGGTCTGCTCGCAGGAAGCTTTAGCCGTTGAGAGGACACAGAAGAAAATCATTGTAATCCAGGAGCAAATATACGAGTACGAAATTATTG